A region of the Paenibacillus sp. J23TS9 genome:
TTCCAACCTCAAGGGCTTGCAAATACATCTCCCGGATGGATCGTATACCGCTCATTTTATTACTGACTGCTATAATAACCGGCTGGCTGGACATTTCCGACAGTTCCCTCTCAAGCCCATGGATTGCCTCTTCAAACCGTCCTTCTGAGAATAAGATAGATGACTGAAGAATGATCCCCGTTTTTCCATCGCGATCCTGAAAACCTGCCTCTATCCCAAAATGCTTTATTAGTTTCGGTCGCAATTCACGATAATCGAAAACGTTTTCAATTAAAGCGACCCCAATTTCCTCTTCCCCTTGAAGCTTTAAAGTTTCACCAGCCTGTCCCTCTAAGTCCCGGTTATATTCTCCCTGCAGCAAGCGGTTGATCACATGGTTTACAGCAAGAAATTGCGTCTTCTTCTGATCTTCTTCTGCTGTGATTTCGTCACGTATTTTTCTGCTGAGTTTATTTAATAAAGCTCCCATTTCCTCATCATCCACTGGTTTGAGCAAATATCCGGCTGCACGCTGACGCATTGCTGCACGGGCATAGCTAAAATCATCATATCCGCTTAGAACAACAAATTTGGGAGGTTTTGATAATATTTGATTGGACTTTTCAATCAGTTCAATACCATTCAGAACCGGCATATGGATGTCCGTTATGACAAGCTCCGGATGGTATTCCTGTATCTGTCTGAGTGCATCGCTACCATTCAAGGCTTCTCCACAAACTTGAAAACCGTACTTTTCCCAGGCAACCATTGTTCTTAAGCCTTCCAGAACCCATGGCTCATCATCTACCAGAAGTACGTTCAGCATGCCTTTCGCTCCTCTCTGTTAGATTCCCGAACTGTAAGCGTATTCATTATTTTCGGGACATTCCCGTTATTAACTGCAAAGTCATCCTGATTTTAGCAG
Encoded here:
- a CDS encoding helix-turn-helix domain-containing protein — protein: MLNVLLVDDEPWVLEGLRTMVAWEKYGFQVCGEALNGSDALRQIQEYHPELVITDIHMPVLNGIELIEKSNQILSKPPKFVVLSGYDDFSYARAAMRQRAAGYLLKPVDDEEMGALLNKLSRKIRDEITAEEDQKKTQFLAVNHVINRLLQGEYNRDLEGQAGETLKLQGEEEIGVALIENVFDYRELRPKLIKHFGIEAGFQDRDGKTGIILQSSILFSEGRFEEAIHGLERELSEMSSQPVIIAVSNKMSGIRSIREMYLQALEVGRMKRRQGRGGVFYFRDLRKTKQRQDLHKDKFKLLYETVQAGKTEDIPFCVKETFTCFMDSLLEIEFVKANVADLELSLCRLIAEMNGKPDALMEELRNTHGNLGGIGEYGVLEKYVCQLCAQAAEGLSELMQQNESNTIFHVIQYVDREYRNKLQLQDLARHFHMNATYLGQLFKKNTGKPFNEYLNERRIEEAKRLLKRTQMKISDVAVRVGYPNTDYFINKFKLKTGVLPSVYKNDAGNKQM